One part of the Actinomycetota bacterium genome encodes these proteins:
- the rpsQ gene encoding 30S ribosomal protein S17 encodes MVDEPSSGPASRPNRRKVREGTVQSAGMDKTAVVSVVERVRHPRYNKTVQRTKRIYAHDELNDVRVGDRVRVQETRPLSKLKRWRIVEVLERAK; translated from the coding sequence ATGGTTGACGAGCCGAGCAGCGGCCCCGCTTCGCGGCCCAATCGGCGCAAGGTGCGCGAAGGCACGGTGCAATCGGCGGGCATGGACAAGACCGCGGTGGTCTCCGTGGTCGAGCGCGTCCGCCACCCCCGCTACAACAAGACGGTGCAGCGCACCAAGCGCATCTACGCGCACGACGAGCTCAACGACGTGCGGGTCGGCGACCGGGTGCGCGTGCAGGAGACGCGGCCGCTCTCGAAGCTCAAGCGGTGGAGAATCGTCGAGGTCCTCGAGAGGGCGAAGTGA